From Coffea arabica cultivar ET-39 chromosome 2e, Coffea Arabica ET-39 HiFi, whole genome shotgun sequence, the proteins below share one genomic window:
- the LOC113730553 gene encoding metal tolerance protein 11 isoform X1, which translates to MVEPVKLDGDHGGSEEQLLLQENGNVDSSWRLNFDGFQLSAEQKEKPPRGRHDCLGVLGPEDNVAEYYQQQVEMLEGFNEMDALAERGFVPGMSKEEREKLARSETAAIRLSNIANMVLFAAKVYASIRSGSLAIIASTLDSLLDLLSGFILWFTAFSMQTPNPYQYPIGKKRMQPLGILVFASVMATLGLQIILESLRTLISDEDGFNLTAEQECWVVGIMLSVTLVKLLLVFYCRSFTNEIVKAYAQDHFFDVITNVIGLIAALLANSISDWMDPVGAIILALYTIRTWSLTVLENVNSLVGKSAAPEYLQKLTYLCWNHHVAIRHIDTVRAYTFGSHYFVEVDIVLPANMPLQEAHDIGEALQEKLELLPEIERAFVHLDYEYSHKPEHAQAHL; encoded by the exons ATGGTGGAGCCGGTGAAACTCGATGGCGATCACGGCGGCTCCGAAGAGCAACTCCTGTTGCAGGAGAACGGCAATGTTGACAGTTCCTGGCGGTTGAACTTCGACGGCTTCCAGTTATCTGCTGAGCAAAAGGAGAAACCTCCGCGTGGCCGCCATGACTGCCTTGGAGTTCTAG GTCCAGAAGATAATGTGGCCGAGTATTATCAACAGCAGGTGGAAATGCTGGAGGGTTTCAACGAAATGGATGCATTAGCTGAGCGCGGTTTTGTACCTGGGATGTCAAAG gaagagagagagaaattggCTAGAAGTGAGACAGCTGCTATTCGCTTATCAAATATTGCAAATATGGTTCTTTTTGCTGCTAAAGTTTATGCATCCATCAGGAGTGGTTCGCTGGCTATTATTGCTTCCACATTAGACTCACTTCTTGATCTTCTTTCCGGGTTTATCCTTTGGTTCACGGCATTCTCTATGCAGACCCCTAACCCATATCAGTATCCTATTGGAAAGAAACGCATGCAACCTTTG GGGATCCTAGTTTTTGCATCTGTAATGGCAACTCTTGGGCTGCAAATTATCTTGGAATCCCTACGCACTCTAATATCTGAT GAGGACGGATTTAATTTGACAGCAGAGCAAGAGTGCTGGGTGGTTGGTATAATGCTCTCTGTGACATTGGTAAAACTACTGCTGGTATTTTATTGCCGGTCTTTTACCAATGAGATTGTCAAGGCATATGCCCAGGACCACTTCTTTGATGTGATCACCAACGTCATTGGTCTTATTGCTGCACTACTTGCTAATTCTATCAGTGATTGGATGGACCCTGTCGGAGCTATCATT CTGGCCCTCTACACTATCCGTACCTGGTCCTTAACTGTCTTGGAGAACGTGAATTCCCTTGTTGGAAAATCTGCTGCACCAGAATACCTGCAAAAGCTCACCTACCTTTGTTGGAACCACCACGTGGCCATACGGCACATTGATACAGTCAGGGCTTACACTTTTGGTTCTCACTACTTTGTAGAGGTCGACATTGTCTTGCCAGCCAACATGCCATTGCAAGAGGCCCATGACATTGGAGAGGCGTTGCAAGAGAAGCTTGAGCTATTGCCTGAAATTGAGCGTGCCTTTGTTCATCTTGATTATGAATACAGTCATAAGCCGGAGCACGCACAGGCACACCTTTAA
- the LOC113730553 gene encoding metal tolerance protein 11 isoform X2 encodes MSSPSEDCGPEDNVAEYYQQQVEMLEGFNEMDALAERGFVPGMSKEEREKLARSETAAIRLSNIANMVLFAAKVYASIRSGSLAIIASTLDSLLDLLSGFILWFTAFSMQTPNPYQYPIGKKRMQPLGILVFASVMATLGLQIILESLRTLISDEDGFNLTAEQECWVVGIMLSVTLVKLLLVFYCRSFTNEIVKAYAQDHFFDVITNVIGLIAALLANSISDWMDPVGAIILALYTIRTWSLTVLENVNSLVGKSAAPEYLQKLTYLCWNHHVAIRHIDTVRAYTFGSHYFVEVDIVLPANMPLQEAHDIGEALQEKLELLPEIERAFVHLDYEYSHKPEHAQAHL; translated from the exons ATGAGCTCACCGAGTGAAGATTGCG GTCCAGAAGATAATGTGGCCGAGTATTATCAACAGCAGGTGGAAATGCTGGAGGGTTTCAACGAAATGGATGCATTAGCTGAGCGCGGTTTTGTACCTGGGATGTCAAAG gaagagagagagaaattggCTAGAAGTGAGACAGCTGCTATTCGCTTATCAAATATTGCAAATATGGTTCTTTTTGCTGCTAAAGTTTATGCATCCATCAGGAGTGGTTCGCTGGCTATTATTGCTTCCACATTAGACTCACTTCTTGATCTTCTTTCCGGGTTTATCCTTTGGTTCACGGCATTCTCTATGCAGACCCCTAACCCATATCAGTATCCTATTGGAAAGAAACGCATGCAACCTTTG GGGATCCTAGTTTTTGCATCTGTAATGGCAACTCTTGGGCTGCAAATTATCTTGGAATCCCTACGCACTCTAATATCTGAT GAGGACGGATTTAATTTGACAGCAGAGCAAGAGTGCTGGGTGGTTGGTATAATGCTCTCTGTGACATTGGTAAAACTACTGCTGGTATTTTATTGCCGGTCTTTTACCAATGAGATTGTCAAGGCATATGCCCAGGACCACTTCTTTGATGTGATCACCAACGTCATTGGTCTTATTGCTGCACTACTTGCTAATTCTATCAGTGATTGGATGGACCCTGTCGGAGCTATCATT CTGGCCCTCTACACTATCCGTACCTGGTCCTTAACTGTCTTGGAGAACGTGAATTCCCTTGTTGGAAAATCTGCTGCACCAGAATACCTGCAAAAGCTCACCTACCTTTGTTGGAACCACCACGTGGCCATACGGCACATTGATACAGTCAGGGCTTACACTTTTGGTTCTCACTACTTTGTAGAGGTCGACATTGTCTTGCCAGCCAACATGCCATTGCAAGAGGCCCATGACATTGGAGAGGCGTTGCAAGAGAAGCTTGAGCTATTGCCTGAAATTGAGCGTGCCTTTGTTCATCTTGATTATGAATACAGTCATAAGCCGGAGCACGCACAGGCACACCTTTAA
- the LOC113730554 gene encoding sulfate transporter 4.1, chloroplastic isoform X1, with amino-acid sequence MRFLWPKRKRMEINYASSSSQNLVLAAADCSPPPPSSSSSMATTRPVKIIPLQHPSDTASYSSSSSYTKQSAVNSVVEKWKTKVKRMTWTEWIETFLPCYRWIRTYKWREYLQIDLMAGLTVGIMLVPQSMSYAKLAGLQPIYGLYTGFVPIFVYAIFGSSRQLAIGPVALVSLLVSNVLGRIVDSSEELYTELAILLALMVGILECIMGLLRLGWLIRFISHSVISGFTTASAFVIALSQVKYFLGYDIERSSKIIPLVKSIIAGADKFLWPPFVMGSVMLAILLIMKAMGKRKHLRFLRAAGPLTAVVLGTTFVKIYHPSSISLVGDIPQGLPKFSIPKEFGHVTSLIPTAILITGVAILESVGIAKALAAKNGYELDSNQELFGLGVANIVGSFFSIYPTTGSFSRSAVNHESGAKTGLSGIVMGIIMGCALLFMTPLFEYIPQCVLAAIVISAVIGLVDYDEAVFLWRVDKKDFLLWMITCITTLFLGIEIGVLVGVGASLAFVIHESANPHVAVLGRLPGTTVYRNIEQYPEAYTYNGIVIVRVDSPIYFANISYIEDRLREYEYEIDVSTSRGPEVERIYFVIIEMAPVTYIDSSAVQALKDLYQEYKSRNIQVAISNPNRDVLLTLTRSGLVDLIGKEWYFVRVHDAVQVCLQHVQNLNGAHKKSSESLVDDRPSFLRRLMKQRAEEFSSTDLETGHKSTLGSKDSDSQLEPLLFRK; translated from the exons ATGCGCTTCCTTTGGCCAAAAAGGAAGCGCATGGAGATAAATTACGCCTCCTCCAGCTCCCAAAACCTCGTTCTTGCTGCAGCGGACtgttctcctcctcctccttcttcttCCAGCTCGATGGCCACGACTCGGCCTGTTAAGATTATTCCCTTGCAACATCCATCGGACACGGCGTCGTATTCCTCGTCTTCTTCTTATACGAAACAGTCTGCGGTCAACTCGGTTGTGGAGAAATGGAAGACGAAGGTGAAGCGGATGACGTGGACGGAGTGGATCGAGACGTTCCTTCCTTGTTACCGTTGGATTCGAACCTACAAATGGCGCGAATATTTGCAAATCGATCTCATGGCTGGCCTCACCGTCGGCATCATGCTCGTTCCTCAG TCAATGTCTTATGCAAAGCTTGCCGGGCTTCAGCCGATATATGGACTTT ACACTGGTTTCGTGCCTATATTTGTATATGCTATATTCGGATCGTCGCGCCAGCTTGCTATTGGCCCAGTTGCATTAGTTTCCCTTCTGGTTTCAAATGTCTTGGGTCGCATAGTGGACTCCTCAGAGGAGTTATACACAGAGCTTGCCATATTGCTGGCACTAATGGTTGGTATATTGGAATGCATAATGGGTCTCTTAAG aCTTGGATGGCTAATTCGTTTCATCAGTCACTCTGTGATTTCTGGTTTTACAACTGCTTCGGCCTTTGTTATTGCCCTGTCTCAAGTGAAATACTTTTTGGGATACGACATAGAACGTAGTAGCAAAATTATTCCGCTGGTTAAAAGTATAATTGCAGGAGCAGATAAG TTTTTGTGGCCACCATTTGTGATGGGCTCGGTCATGCTTGCAATTTTGCTGATCATGAAGGCAATG GGGAAAAGAAAGCACTTGAGATTTCTGCGAGCTGCTGGTCCTCTTACCGCTGTAGTTCTTGGTACAACCTTTGTGAAAATCTATCACCCATCTTCAATTTCATTG GTTGGTGACATACCTCAAGGGCTGCCAAAGTTCTCCATTCCCAAGGAATTTGGGCATGTTACATCACTAATTCCTACTGCCATTCTAATTACTGGTGTGGCTATTTTG GAATCTGTGGGGATAGCCAAAGCTCTGGCGGCGAAGAATGGATATGAATTAGATTCAAATCAAGAG TTGTTTGGACTCGGTGTGGCCAATATTGTTGGTTCATTCTTCTCTATATACCCAACAACAG GTTCATTTTCTAGATCTGCTGTAAATCATGAAAGTGGAGCAAAAACTGGCTTATCTGGCATAGTGATGGGTATAATAATGGGATGTGCTCTTCTATTCATGACTCCACTATTCGAATACATACCCCAG TGCGTGCTGGCTGCTATTGTCATTTCTGCTGTGATAGGGCTG GTGGATTATGACGAGGCTGTTTTCTTGTGGCGTGTAGATAAGAAGGATTTTCTCCTCTGGATGATTACCTGCATAACTACCTTGTTCCTTGGCATTGAGATTGGTGTCCTTGTGGGT GTTGGTGCTTCACTGGCTTTTGTCATTCATGAATCAGCAAACCCACATGTTG CTGTTTTGGGTCGTCTTCCTGGAACCACCGTCTATAGAAACATTGAACAGTATCCAGAAGCATATACATACAATGGGATAGTCATTGTTCGTGTTGATTCTCCTATTTATTTTGCAAATATAAGTTACATAGAAGACAg GCTTCGTGAATATGAATATGAGATTGATGTTTCTACCAGCCGTGGACCTGAAGTTGAAAGAATTTATTTTGTGATCATTGAGATGGCAC CCGTTACGTATATAGACTCCAGTGCAGTCCAAGCTTTGAAAGACTTGTATCAAGAATACAAGTCGAGGAATATTCAG GTTGCCATCTCCAACCCAAACCGGGACGTTTTGCTGACTCTCACAAGATCTGGTCTTGTTGATCTGATTGGCAAAGAGTGGTATTTTGTTAGAGTCCATGATGCGGTTCAAGTTTGCCTTCAGCATGTGCAGAATCTGAATGGAGCTCATAAGAAATCATCAGAATCCTTGGTGGACGACAGACCAAGCTTTCTGAGAAGACTAATGAAACAGAGAGCAGAAGAGTTCTCTAGCACTGATCTGGAGACGGGTCATAAAAGTACACTTGGTTCCAAAGATTCAGACTCTCAATTGGAACCACTTTTATTCAGGAAGTGA
- the LOC113730554 gene encoding sulfate transporter 4.1, chloroplastic isoform X2: MEDEGEADDVDGVDRDVPSLLPLDSNLQMARIFANRSHGWPHRRHHARSSVNVLCKACRASADIWTLHWFRAYICICYIRIVAPACYWPSCISFPSGFKCLGSHSGLLRGVIHRACHIAGTNGWYIGMHNGSLKFLWPPFVMGSVMLAILLIMKAMGKRKHLRFLRAAGPLTAVVLGTTFVKIYHPSSISLVGDIPQGLPKFSIPKEFGHVTSLIPTAILITGVAILESVGIAKALAAKNGYELDSNQELFGLGVANIVGSFFSIYPTTGSFSRSAVNHESGAKTGLSGIVMGIIMGCALLFMTPLFEYIPQCVLAAIVISAVIGLVDYDEAVFLWRVDKKDFLLWMITCITTLFLGIEIGVLVGVGASLAFVIHESANPHVAVLGRLPGTTVYRNIEQYPEAYTYNGIVIVRVDSPIYFANISYIEDRLREYEYEIDVSTSRGPEVERIYFVIIEMAPVTYIDSSAVQALKDLYQEYKSRNIQVAISNPNRDVLLTLTRSGLVDLIGKEWYFVRVHDAVQVCLQHVQNLNGAHKKSSESLVDDRPSFLRRLMKQRAEEFSSTDLETGHKSTLGSKDSDSQLEPLLFRK, from the exons ATGGAAGACGAAGGTGAAGCGGATGACGTGGACGGAGTGGATCGAGACGTTCCTTCCTTGTTACCGTTGGATTCGAACCTACAAATGGCGCGAATATTTGCAAATCGATCTCATGGCTGGCCTCACCGTCGGCATCATGCTCGTTCCTCAG TCAATGTCTTATGCAAAGCTTGCCGGGCTTCAGCCGATATATGGACTTT ACACTGGTTTCGTGCCTATATTTGTATATGCTATATTCGGATCGTCGCGCCAGCTTGCTATTGGCCCAGTTGCATTAGTTTCCCTTCTGGTTTCAAATGTCTTGGGTCGCATAGTGGACTCCTCAGAGGAGTTATACACAGAGCTTGCCATATTGCTGGCACTAATGGTTGGTATATTGGAATGCATAATGGGTCTCTTAAG TTTTTGTGGCCACCATTTGTGATGGGCTCGGTCATGCTTGCAATTTTGCTGATCATGAAGGCAATG GGGAAAAGAAAGCACTTGAGATTTCTGCGAGCTGCTGGTCCTCTTACCGCTGTAGTTCTTGGTACAACCTTTGTGAAAATCTATCACCCATCTTCAATTTCATTG GTTGGTGACATACCTCAAGGGCTGCCAAAGTTCTCCATTCCCAAGGAATTTGGGCATGTTACATCACTAATTCCTACTGCCATTCTAATTACTGGTGTGGCTATTTTG GAATCTGTGGGGATAGCCAAAGCTCTGGCGGCGAAGAATGGATATGAATTAGATTCAAATCAAGAG TTGTTTGGACTCGGTGTGGCCAATATTGTTGGTTCATTCTTCTCTATATACCCAACAACAG GTTCATTTTCTAGATCTGCTGTAAATCATGAAAGTGGAGCAAAAACTGGCTTATCTGGCATAGTGATGGGTATAATAATGGGATGTGCTCTTCTATTCATGACTCCACTATTCGAATACATACCCCAG TGCGTGCTGGCTGCTATTGTCATTTCTGCTGTGATAGGGCTG GTGGATTATGACGAGGCTGTTTTCTTGTGGCGTGTAGATAAGAAGGATTTTCTCCTCTGGATGATTACCTGCATAACTACCTTGTTCCTTGGCATTGAGATTGGTGTCCTTGTGGGT GTTGGTGCTTCACTGGCTTTTGTCATTCATGAATCAGCAAACCCACATGTTG CTGTTTTGGGTCGTCTTCCTGGAACCACCGTCTATAGAAACATTGAACAGTATCCAGAAGCATATACATACAATGGGATAGTCATTGTTCGTGTTGATTCTCCTATTTATTTTGCAAATATAAGTTACATAGAAGACAg GCTTCGTGAATATGAATATGAGATTGATGTTTCTACCAGCCGTGGACCTGAAGTTGAAAGAATTTATTTTGTGATCATTGAGATGGCAC CCGTTACGTATATAGACTCCAGTGCAGTCCAAGCTTTGAAAGACTTGTATCAAGAATACAAGTCGAGGAATATTCAG GTTGCCATCTCCAACCCAAACCGGGACGTTTTGCTGACTCTCACAAGATCTGGTCTTGTTGATCTGATTGGCAAAGAGTGGTATTTTGTTAGAGTCCATGATGCGGTTCAAGTTTGCCTTCAGCATGTGCAGAATCTGAATGGAGCTCATAAGAAATCATCAGAATCCTTGGTGGACGACAGACCAAGCTTTCTGAGAAGACTAATGAAACAGAGAGCAGAAGAGTTCTCTAGCACTGATCTGGAGACGGGTCATAAAAGTACACTTGGTTCCAAAGATTCAGACTCTCAATTGGAACCACTTTTATTCAGGAAGTGA
- the LOC113730554 gene encoding sulfate transporter 4.1, chloroplastic isoform X3, with the protein MTCGSITTTDTGFVPIFVYAIFGSSRQLAIGPVALVSLLVSNVLGRIVDSSEELYTELAILLALMVGILECIMGLLRLGWLIRFISHSVISGFTTASAFVIALSQVKYFLGYDIERSSKIIPLVKSIIAGADKFLWPPFVMGSVMLAILLIMKAMGKRKHLRFLRAAGPLTAVVLGTTFVKIYHPSSISLVGDIPQGLPKFSIPKEFGHVTSLIPTAILITGVAILESVGIAKALAAKNGYELDSNQELFGLGVANIVGSFFSIYPTTGSFSRSAVNHESGAKTGLSGIVMGIIMGCALLFMTPLFEYIPQCVLAAIVISAVIGLVDYDEAVFLWRVDKKDFLLWMITCITTLFLGIEIGVLVGVGASLAFVIHESANPHVAVLGRLPGTTVYRNIEQYPEAYTYNGIVIVRVDSPIYFANISYIEDRLREYEYEIDVSTSRGPEVERIYFVIIEMAPVTYIDSSAVQALKDLYQEYKSRNIQVAISNPNRDVLLTLTRSGLVDLIGKEWYFVRVHDAVQVCLQHVQNLNGAHKKSSESLVDDRPSFLRRLMKQRAEEFSSTDLETGHKSTLGSKDSDSQLEPLLFRK; encoded by the exons ATGACATGTGGCAGTATTACCACCACAG ACACTGGTTTCGTGCCTATATTTGTATATGCTATATTCGGATCGTCGCGCCAGCTTGCTATTGGCCCAGTTGCATTAGTTTCCCTTCTGGTTTCAAATGTCTTGGGTCGCATAGTGGACTCCTCAGAGGAGTTATACACAGAGCTTGCCATATTGCTGGCACTAATGGTTGGTATATTGGAATGCATAATGGGTCTCTTAAG aCTTGGATGGCTAATTCGTTTCATCAGTCACTCTGTGATTTCTGGTTTTACAACTGCTTCGGCCTTTGTTATTGCCCTGTCTCAAGTGAAATACTTTTTGGGATACGACATAGAACGTAGTAGCAAAATTATTCCGCTGGTTAAAAGTATAATTGCAGGAGCAGATAAG TTTTTGTGGCCACCATTTGTGATGGGCTCGGTCATGCTTGCAATTTTGCTGATCATGAAGGCAATG GGGAAAAGAAAGCACTTGAGATTTCTGCGAGCTGCTGGTCCTCTTACCGCTGTAGTTCTTGGTACAACCTTTGTGAAAATCTATCACCCATCTTCAATTTCATTG GTTGGTGACATACCTCAAGGGCTGCCAAAGTTCTCCATTCCCAAGGAATTTGGGCATGTTACATCACTAATTCCTACTGCCATTCTAATTACTGGTGTGGCTATTTTG GAATCTGTGGGGATAGCCAAAGCTCTGGCGGCGAAGAATGGATATGAATTAGATTCAAATCAAGAG TTGTTTGGACTCGGTGTGGCCAATATTGTTGGTTCATTCTTCTCTATATACCCAACAACAG GTTCATTTTCTAGATCTGCTGTAAATCATGAAAGTGGAGCAAAAACTGGCTTATCTGGCATAGTGATGGGTATAATAATGGGATGTGCTCTTCTATTCATGACTCCACTATTCGAATACATACCCCAG TGCGTGCTGGCTGCTATTGTCATTTCTGCTGTGATAGGGCTG GTGGATTATGACGAGGCTGTTTTCTTGTGGCGTGTAGATAAGAAGGATTTTCTCCTCTGGATGATTACCTGCATAACTACCTTGTTCCTTGGCATTGAGATTGGTGTCCTTGTGGGT GTTGGTGCTTCACTGGCTTTTGTCATTCATGAATCAGCAAACCCACATGTTG CTGTTTTGGGTCGTCTTCCTGGAACCACCGTCTATAGAAACATTGAACAGTATCCAGAAGCATATACATACAATGGGATAGTCATTGTTCGTGTTGATTCTCCTATTTATTTTGCAAATATAAGTTACATAGAAGACAg GCTTCGTGAATATGAATATGAGATTGATGTTTCTACCAGCCGTGGACCTGAAGTTGAAAGAATTTATTTTGTGATCATTGAGATGGCAC CCGTTACGTATATAGACTCCAGTGCAGTCCAAGCTTTGAAAGACTTGTATCAAGAATACAAGTCGAGGAATATTCAG GTTGCCATCTCCAACCCAAACCGGGACGTTTTGCTGACTCTCACAAGATCTGGTCTTGTTGATCTGATTGGCAAAGAGTGGTATTTTGTTAGAGTCCATGATGCGGTTCAAGTTTGCCTTCAGCATGTGCAGAATCTGAATGGAGCTCATAAGAAATCATCAGAATCCTTGGTGGACGACAGACCAAGCTTTCTGAGAAGACTAATGAAACAGAGAGCAGAAGAGTTCTCTAGCACTGATCTGGAGACGGGTCATAAAAGTACACTTGGTTCCAAAGATTCAGACTCTCAATTGGAACCACTTTTATTCAGGAAGTGA
- the LOC113730555 gene encoding uncharacterized protein isoform X1 gives MGDSSASYIHMVQHLIEKCLIFNMSKEECVKALSKHANITPVITATVWNELEKENKEFFEAYSRSQKKEDRMSEAETNAMIQKIVSDHDHNDDDDDRDEENPKDPED, from the exons ATGGGGGACTCTTCTGCTTCGTACATACATATG GTGCAGCACCTAATAGAGAAGTGCCTTATCTTCAACATGAGCAAAGAAGAGTGCGTGAAAGCCCTCTCCAAGCATGCGAACATCACACCAGTCATCACTGCTACTG TGTGGAATGAACTAGAGAAAGAGAACAAAGAATTCTTTGAGGCCTATTCTCGATCTCAGAAGAAGGAAGATCGAATGTCAGAGGCAgaaacaaatgcaatgattcaaaAGATAGTATCTGATCATGATcacaatgatgatgatgatgatcgtGATGAGGAAAATCCCAAGGATCCAGAAGATTAA
- the LOC113730555 gene encoding uncharacterized protein isoform X2: protein MGDSSASYIHMHLIEKCLIFNMSKEECVKALSKHANITPVITATVWNELEKENKEFFEAYSRSQKKEDRMSEAETNAMIQKIVSDHDHNDDDDDRDEENPKDPED from the exons ATGGGGGACTCTTCTGCTTCGTACATACATATG CACCTAATAGAGAAGTGCCTTATCTTCAACATGAGCAAAGAAGAGTGCGTGAAAGCCCTCTCCAAGCATGCGAACATCACACCAGTCATCACTGCTACTG TGTGGAATGAACTAGAGAAAGAGAACAAAGAATTCTTTGAGGCCTATTCTCGATCTCAGAAGAAGGAAGATCGAATGTCAGAGGCAgaaacaaatgcaatgattcaaaAGATAGTATCTGATCATGATcacaatgatgatgatgatgatcgtGATGAGGAAAATCCCAAGGATCCAGAAGATTAA
- the LOC113730555 gene encoding uncharacterized protein isoform X3 has protein sequence MFLHMVQHLIEKCLIFNMSKEECVKALSKHANITPVITATVWNELEKENKEFFEAYSRSQKKEDRMSEAETNAMIQKIVSDHDHNDDDDDRDEENPKDPED, from the exons ATGTTTCTACATATG GTGCAGCACCTAATAGAGAAGTGCCTTATCTTCAACATGAGCAAAGAAGAGTGCGTGAAAGCCCTCTCCAAGCATGCGAACATCACACCAGTCATCACTGCTACTG TGTGGAATGAACTAGAGAAAGAGAACAAAGAATTCTTTGAGGCCTATTCTCGATCTCAGAAGAAGGAAGATCGAATGTCAGAGGCAgaaacaaatgcaatgattcaaaAGATAGTATCTGATCATGATcacaatgatgatgatgatgatcgtGATGAGGAAAATCCCAAGGATCCAGAAGATTAA
- the LOC113730556 gene encoding glutathione S-transferase DHAR2, translating into MADSKPVEVCVKAAAGAADILGDCPFCHRILLTLEVKKVPYKLHLINTDDKPQWFLAVNPEGKVPVIKFDDKWISDSDVIVGMIEEKYSEPPLSAPPEASSVASKIFPAFVKFLKSKDPNDGTEQALLEELKALDEHLKAHGPYINGEKISAVDLSLAPKLYHLETTLDHFKGWKIPENLAHLHNYIKLVFSWETFDKTKAAKEHVIAGWKPKVEA; encoded by the exons ATGGCTGATTCTAAGCCAGTGGAGGTCTGTGTAAAAGCTGCTGCTGGTGCCGCTGACATTCTTGGAGACT GCCCATTTTGCCATAGGATACTTTTGACCCTGGAGGTAAAGAAAGTACCTTACAAGTTGCACCTAATCAACACTGATGACAAGCCACAATG GTTCTTGGCTGTGAACCCAGAAGGGAAGGTGCCAGTGATCAAATTTGATGACAAATGGATTTCTGACTCTGATGTGATAGTTGGGATGATTGAAGAGAAATACTCAGAACCCCCTCTATCTGCTCCTCCTGAAGCCTCCTCTGT GGCTTCAAAGATATTCCCTGCTTTCGTCAAGTTTCTAAAGAGCAAGGATCCCAATGATGGGACAGAGCAAGCTCTACTAGAAGAACTAAAGGCATTAGATGAACACCTCAAAGCTCAT GGACCATATATCAATGGCGAAAAGATATCTGCTGTTGATTTGAGTTTGGCACCTAAACTGTACCATCTTGAAACAACTCTCGACCATTTCAAGGGCTGGAAAATCCCTGAAAACTTGGCTCATTTACATAACTACATAAAG CTGGTTTTTTCTTGGGAGACTTTTGACAAAACCAAGGCTGCAAAAGAACATGTGATTGCTGGATGGAAGCCAAAGGTTGAGGCGTGA